The Candidatus Accumulibacter similis genome has a segment encoding these proteins:
- a CDS encoding type-F conjugative transfer system secretin TraK, which produces MYPSFVKPATRTRLAQALLLASLASPGVAAQFVEGHPDDGLAATVSRTEPNLIRVDGRRIRRIHGVEGEFAVSADRESGIAYLKPTTEQPRLTVFVADDAGRHWKLLLQVADVPAETLVLRERGRPAAAGRALVADDPRHAAIRRVLLALARDTTPEDMSASERLEIVPLWNESRFVLVRTLEGALRGEKYQLTNVSATRMVLDEREFHRRGVLAVMIDALELDPGEATQVMIVLEAPDA; this is translated from the coding sequence ATGTATCCGAGTTTCGTGAAACCAGCGACCAGGACCCGTTTGGCGCAGGCGCTGCTGCTCGCTAGCCTCGCGTCCCCGGGGGTTGCCGCGCAGTTCGTCGAAGGCCACCCCGACGACGGGCTGGCCGCCACCGTCTCGCGCACCGAGCCCAACCTGATCCGCGTCGACGGGCGCAGGATTCGCCGCATCCACGGAGTCGAGGGCGAGTTCGCCGTCAGCGCCGATCGCGAGAGCGGCATCGCCTACCTCAAGCCGACGACCGAGCAGCCGCGGCTGACCGTCTTCGTCGCCGACGACGCCGGCCGGCACTGGAAGTTGCTGCTGCAGGTCGCCGACGTCCCGGCCGAAACGCTGGTGTTGCGCGAACGCGGCCGGCCGGCTGCAGCGGGCAGGGCGCTCGTCGCCGACGATCCGCGCCATGCCGCCATCCGCCGGGTGCTGCTGGCCTTGGCCCGCGACACCACGCCGGAAGACATGAGCGCCAGCGAGCGGCTCGAGATCGTCCCGCTGTGGAACGAGAGCCGCTTCGTCCTGGTACGGACCCTCGAAGGGGCCCTGCGCGGCGAGAAGTACCAGCTCACCAATGTCTCGGCGACCCGGATGGTGCTCGACGAGCGCGAGTTCCACCGGCGCGGCGTGCTTGCGGTGATGATCGATGCGCTCGAACTCGATCCGGGCGAAGCGACGCAGGTGATGATCGTCCTGGAGGCACCCGATGCCTGA
- a CDS encoding conjugal transfer protein TraB → MPESPGNRMSGAIARLSPKHRQYLMLGIGVSAFTLLVFGGAALWDQPAPGAGAPTARPQPLPINPPGAQADPRDIWMSQSSEQMRQMEEMIHGLRQQVDSLDRKPAAANGVAPPAPSVPQLPPLPPPAPAVPETRAPALPPLPMPPANAGLASPPAGIPATPRTPGIAAFEVSDAKAGAPLTGKGADKPDARSYVPSGSFFRAALLGGLDAPTGGQAQSNPHPVLMRVQDNAFLPNRYRFRIRECFALGASYGDISAERAYIRLESLSCVRHDGRAIDAPVKGYVVGEDGKAGMRGRLVSKQGQVLANALLAGIGAGIGQAFQQGATTVSTNPLGSVGTIEPGKQLQAGLGTGVGKALDRLSQYYITLAEKMFPIIEIDAGRTVEVVFTKGFSLDGEPAGDADSYTDIWRRGREVQKKPLEPYKE, encoded by the coding sequence ATGCCTGAGTCGCCCGGGAACCGGATGTCCGGGGCGATCGCCCGGTTGTCGCCGAAGCATCGGCAGTATCTGATGCTTGGCATCGGTGTGTCCGCCTTCACGCTGCTCGTCTTCGGCGGTGCGGCACTCTGGGACCAGCCGGCCCCCGGCGCGGGCGCGCCGACCGCACGCCCGCAGCCGCTGCCGATCAACCCCCCGGGCGCGCAGGCCGATCCGCGCGACATCTGGATGAGCCAGTCGAGCGAGCAGATGCGCCAGATGGAAGAGATGATCCACGGGCTGCGCCAGCAGGTCGACAGCCTCGACCGGAAACCGGCGGCAGCGAACGGCGTGGCCCCGCCGGCACCATCGGTGCCGCAACTGCCCCCGCTGCCGCCGCCGGCGCCAGCGGTGCCCGAAACGCGGGCGCCGGCGCTGCCGCCGCTGCCCATGCCCCCGGCGAACGCCGGCCTCGCCAGCCCGCCGGCGGGTATTCCCGCCACGCCCCGCACGCCGGGCATCGCCGCGTTCGAAGTCAGTGACGCCAAAGCCGGCGCACCGCTGACCGGGAAGGGCGCCGACAAGCCGGATGCCCGCAGCTACGTCCCCTCGGGCTCGTTCTTTCGGGCGGCGCTGCTTGGCGGACTGGATGCGCCCACCGGCGGCCAGGCGCAGAGCAATCCCCATCCGGTGCTGATGCGCGTGCAGGACAACGCCTTCCTGCCGAACCGCTACCGCTTCCGGATCCGCGAGTGCTTCGCGCTTGGCGCGAGCTACGGCGACATCAGCGCCGAGCGGGCCTACATCCGGCTCGAGTCGCTCTCCTGCGTGCGCCATGACGGCCGCGCGATCGACGCCCCGGTCAAGGGCTACGTCGTCGGCGAGGACGGCAAGGCCGGCATGCGCGGGCGCCTCGTCAGCAAGCAGGGACAGGTCCTGGCGAACGCGCTGCTGGCCGGGATCGGCGCCGGCATCGGCCAGGCCTTCCAGCAAGGCGCGACGACGGTGTCGACGAATCCGCTCGGATCGGTCGGCACGATCGAGCCGGGCAAACAGCTCCAGGCTGGGCTCGGGACGGGGGTCGGCAAGGCTCTCGACCGGCTCTCGCAGTACTACATCACGCTGGCCGAGAAGATGTTCCCGATCATCGAGATCGACGCCGGCCGCACCGTCGAGGTGGTGTTCACCAAGGGCTTTTCGCTCGACGGCGAGCCCGCCGGCGACGCGGACAGCTACACCGACATCTGGCGGCGCGGCCGCGAAGTGCAGAAGAAACCCCTCGAACCCTACAAGGAGTGA
- a CDS encoding DsbC family protein, which yields MAALSLLALTLSVAAQADEARTALAQRLQERYPATPIERVQPSEIPGLYEVMIGRNPAYTDATGRYFVFGHLFDLQTQRDLTAERLQAQQRVAFAELPLSDAIKTTRGAGERVLAVFSDPDCPYCRRLEDELAKVDNLTVYTFAYPLESLHPQARDKAVAVWCAADRARAWAELMQAGKVPPKRSCAHPIERNIALAQRLGIQGTPTLLSADGRLLPGAATSERIEQWLAERRP from the coding sequence ATGGCCGCGTTGAGCCTGCTCGCCCTGACCCTGTCCGTCGCCGCACAGGCCGATGAGGCACGCACCGCCCTCGCGCAACGCCTGCAGGAACGTTACCCGGCGACGCCGATCGAGCGCGTCCAGCCCTCGGAGATTCCCGGCCTGTACGAAGTGATGATCGGCCGCAATCCGGCCTACACCGACGCGACCGGCCGCTACTTCGTCTTCGGCCATCTCTTCGACCTGCAGACGCAGCGCGACCTGACCGCCGAGCGCCTGCAGGCACAGCAGCGCGTCGCCTTCGCCGAACTGCCGCTGTCGGATGCGATCAAGACGACTCGCGGCGCGGGCGAACGCGTGCTCGCCGTCTTCTCCGATCCCGACTGTCCGTACTGCCGCCGGCTCGAAGACGAACTGGCGAAGGTGGACAACCTCACCGTCTACACCTTCGCCTATCCGCTCGAGAGCCTGCATCCGCAGGCCCGCGACAAGGCGGTGGCGGTCTGGTGCGCCGCCGATCGCGCGCGCGCCTGGGCCGAGCTGATGCAGGCCGGCAAGGTCCCGCCGAAGCGCTCGTGCGCGCACCCGATCGAGCGCAACATCGCGCTCGCGCAGCGCCTGGGCATCCAGGGCACGCCGACGCTGCTCTCCGCCGACGGGCGCCTGCTGCCCGGTGCGGCGACGAGCGAGCGCATCGAGCAGTGGCTGGCGGAGCGCCGGCCATGA
- a CDS encoding TraV family lipoprotein: MKRAALCGSLLLALAGCASTMSGLDGPGRFSCQAPDGITCASLSGVYANALQNHLPGQAGPTDAATNVRGAAPVRALPRSGDPVRSAQQVRRVWLAPWEDDDEVLHDQSYLYLVVDPGRWQVEHARRQAGERYRPVRPPAAFVPALPQSGERPALRMERGTPAPGAQPPPLPGRDLLPPAIEGEP, translated from the coding sequence ATGAAGCGGGCCGCGCTCTGCGGTTCACTGCTGCTCGCCCTGGCCGGCTGCGCCAGCACGATGTCCGGCCTCGATGGTCCCGGCCGGTTCTCGTGCCAGGCGCCAGACGGCATCACCTGTGCCTCGCTCTCGGGGGTCTACGCCAACGCGCTGCAGAACCACCTGCCGGGTCAGGCGGGCCCGACCGACGCGGCGACGAACGTGCGCGGCGCCGCGCCGGTGCGTGCGCTGCCCCGCTCCGGTGACCCGGTGCGCAGCGCGCAGCAGGTCCGGCGCGTCTGGCTCGCGCCGTGGGAGGACGACGACGAGGTGCTACACGACCAGTCGTACCTCTATCTGGTCGTCGATCCCGGCCGCTGGCAGGTCGAGCACGCGCGGCGGCAGGCGGGGGAGCGCTACCGTCCGGTGCGGCCGCCCGCCGCCTTCGTCCCGGCGCTGCCCCAATCCGGCGAGCGTCCGGCGCTGCGCATGGAGCGGGGAACGCCGGCCCCCGGCGCGCAACCGCCGCCGTTGCCAGGCCGGGATCTGCTGCCGCCCGCCATCGAGGGCGAACCGTGA
- the traC gene encoding type IV secretion system protein TraC, with amino-acid sequence MSLSDRFRAAFLPERSAAADRLPRRLLREITRLPRLTGILPYLAWIEDARLFALDQGGFGERASRAIGFCIEAQPQTGASEEMEKVLASLFVSCPPGTGIQVSLYGSPNILPLLRAQANLLPGTVPAASEGFDERRHPNIFRTLARRRIDHYLKGTGQSLFSHQTYLLRDYRLVISITLPLDPELPADVDAALRLRESVHATLQSAHLPGEDWTPDDLLAFAGDFFDHSALFSGRGRRPVAWNEARPLRDQLAHREIAARLGDADIRFREAGGDESVLQLFSVRQYPRYFRLAGMNTLIGDPYQLALSMPCAFLITMGAIALDYESARARAQMKATRATQSAASYMAHFQPDLQERKRDWDMVLKTFDSGRTVVGMVHQMCLLSRVDDAPRCEHAVRAVWRARGFDLTRDFYLQHQALAAALPMTLTPALQADLRQFGRISTKTADNAVMMSPLIAEWKGTPTPVMTLFGRRGQILGFDLFDNTGGNFNFAVAALSGSGKSVFVNELTYRYLGAGAKVWILDVGRSYKNLCELLDGEFIECSDEQRNTLCLNPFSMIIDIHADMEMVLPLLAQMASPREPLDNYAYTALGSAIKRVWDARGRSATITDIYELLQTGRLSSDGEYERDLSRLATALEPYTRHGVYASYFEGPANIEFDRDLVVLELEELKARKDLQSVVMQLIMYRITQEMYRDRSRRKLVIIDESWDLMGRGASGQFIEAGYRRARKYGGAFGTITQSVDDYYRNEATRAAIDNADWLFLLRQKPENIERLGKEGKLVLDEWLKRQLASVSTEHGHFSEIYLHSPVGSGLGRLLLDPFSMLVYSTRAEDFQAIKRLREQGLSVAEAIEQLLAERGQA; translated from the coding sequence GTGAGCCTGTCGGATCGCTTCCGCGCGGCGTTCCTGCCGGAGCGATCGGCCGCCGCCGATCGTCTGCCGCGGCGGCTGTTGCGCGAGATCACCCGCCTGCCGCGGCTCACCGGGATCCTGCCGTACCTCGCCTGGATCGAGGACGCGCGACTCTTCGCGCTCGACCAGGGCGGCTTCGGCGAGCGGGCATCGCGCGCCATCGGCTTCTGCATCGAGGCCCAGCCGCAAACGGGCGCCAGCGAGGAAATGGAGAAGGTCCTCGCCAGCCTCTTCGTCTCCTGCCCGCCCGGCACCGGCATCCAGGTCAGCCTCTACGGCAGCCCGAACATCCTGCCGCTGCTGCGCGCGCAGGCCAATCTGCTGCCGGGTACGGTTCCGGCGGCGAGCGAGGGCTTCGACGAGCGCCGCCATCCCAACATCTTTCGCACGCTGGCGCGGCGGCGGATCGATCACTACCTCAAGGGGACCGGGCAGTCGCTCTTCAGCCACCAGACCTACCTGCTGCGCGACTATCGCCTGGTGATCTCGATCACGCTGCCGCTCGACCCGGAGCTGCCGGCCGACGTCGATGCCGCGCTGCGTCTGCGCGAGAGCGTGCATGCGACCCTGCAGTCCGCGCACCTGCCGGGCGAGGACTGGACGCCGGACGACCTCCTGGCCTTCGCCGGCGACTTCTTCGACCACTCGGCGCTGTTCAGCGGCCGTGGCCGGCGCCCGGTCGCGTGGAACGAGGCCCGCCCGCTGCGCGACCAGCTGGCCCATCGCGAGATCGCCGCACGCCTCGGCGACGCCGACATCCGCTTTCGGGAAGCCGGCGGCGACGAATCGGTGCTGCAGCTCTTCTCCGTGCGGCAATATCCGCGTTACTTCCGCCTCGCGGGGATGAACACGCTGATCGGCGACCCCTACCAGCTCGCCCTGTCGATGCCCTGCGCCTTCCTCATCACCATGGGGGCGATCGCCCTCGACTACGAGTCGGCGCGTGCCCGGGCGCAGATGAAGGCCACCCGTGCGACGCAGAGTGCGGCTTCGTACATGGCGCACTTCCAGCCCGACCTGCAGGAGCGCAAGCGCGACTGGGACATGGTCCTGAAGACCTTCGACAGCGGGCGCACGGTCGTCGGCATGGTCCACCAGATGTGCCTGCTGTCGCGGGTCGACGACGCGCCGCGCTGCGAGCATGCCGTGCGCGCGGTCTGGCGCGCCCGCGGCTTCGACCTCACCCGCGATTTCTACCTGCAGCACCAGGCGCTCGCGGCGGCCCTGCCGATGACCCTGACGCCGGCCCTGCAGGCCGACCTGCGCCAGTTCGGCCGGATCAGCACCAAGACCGCCGACAACGCGGTGATGATGTCGCCGCTGATCGCCGAGTGGAAGGGCACGCCGACGCCGGTGATGACCCTCTTCGGCCGCCGCGGGCAGATCCTCGGCTTCGACCTCTTCGACAACACCGGCGGCAACTTCAACTTTGCGGTGGCGGCGTTGTCGGGGTCGGGCAAGTCGGTGTTCGTGAACGAGCTGACCTATCGCTACCTCGGCGCCGGCGCCAAGGTCTGGATCCTCGACGTCGGCCGGTCGTACAAGAACCTCTGCGAGCTGCTCGACGGCGAGTTCATCGAGTGCTCCGACGAGCAGCGGAACACGCTGTGCCTCAACCCGTTCTCGATGATCATCGACATCCACGCCGACATGGAGATGGTTCTGCCGCTGCTCGCGCAGATGGCGAGCCCGCGCGAACCGCTCGACAACTACGCCTACACGGCGCTCGGCTCGGCGATCAAGCGCGTCTGGGATGCCCGCGGCCGCTCGGCGACGATCACCGACATCTACGAACTGCTGCAGACCGGCCGGCTGTCGAGCGACGGCGAGTACGAACGCGATCTCAGCCGCCTCGCCACCGCGCTCGAGCCCTACACCCGCCACGGCGTCTATGCGAGCTACTTCGAGGGTCCGGCGAACATCGAGTTCGACCGCGATCTCGTCGTCCTCGAACTCGAGGAGCTGAAGGCAAGAAAGGACCTGCAGTCGGTGGTGATGCAGCTGATCATGTACCGCATCACGCAGGAGATGTACCGCGACCGCTCGCGCCGCAAGCTGGTGATCATCGACGAGAGCTGGGACCTGATGGGCCGCGGTGCCAGCGGCCAGTTCATCGAGGCCGGCTATCGCCGGGCGCGCAAGTATGGCGGCGCCTTCGGCACCATCACCCAGTCCGTCGACGACTACTACCGCAACGAGGCCACCCGTGCGGCGATCGACAATGCCGACTGGCTCTTCCTGCTGCGCCAGAAGCCGGAGAACATCGAACGGCTGGGCAAGGAAGGGAAACTCGTCCTCGACGAATGGCTGAAGCGCCAGCTCGCCTCGGTCAGTACCGAGCACGGCCACTTCTCCGAGATCTACCTCCATTCGCCGGTCGGCTCGGGGCTTGGGCGACTCCTGCTTGATCCGTTCTCGATGCTGGTCTACTCGACCCGCGCCGAGGACTTCCAGGCGATCAAGCGCCTGCGCGAGCAAGGGCTCTCGGTTGCCGAAGCGATCGAGCAGCTGCTGGCCGAACGCGGGCAGGCCTGA
- a CDS encoding conjugal transfer protein TraF has protein sequence MRILFLIVLSCLAPAALATGRLEYPSVWVCDEDRFQWYCDRPSETPPDPLAEKPAPASEEDEAVAALKTLREDLERKRALAIVQPTPANLRRYIAAQEALMDRAALFSDVWRRVLWAHPELNYQLRNPVNNAAIQVRDAQQAGKERAALAGLGRDWGLFFFFRSDCPYCHRLAPTLKWLSEQLGLTVFPVSLDGGGLAEFPRPARDNGMAARLGLRSVPLLVLGNIHDRRLLPIGSGVLSAQEIVERIYLVTQTRPGEPY, from the coding sequence ATGCGGATCCTGTTCCTGATCGTCCTCTCCTGCCTCGCCCCGGCCGCGTTGGCGACCGGCCGGCTCGAGTATCCGTCGGTCTGGGTCTGCGACGAGGATCGTTTCCAGTGGTATTGCGACCGGCCATCGGAGACGCCGCCGGACCCGCTGGCCGAGAAGCCGGCGCCGGCCAGCGAGGAAGACGAGGCCGTCGCGGCACTGAAGACGCTGCGCGAAGACCTCGAGCGCAAGCGCGCGCTCGCCATCGTCCAGCCGACGCCGGCGAATCTCCGGCGCTACATCGCCGCCCAGGAGGCGCTGATGGATCGCGCGGCGCTGTTCTCGGATGTCTGGCGGCGCGTCCTCTGGGCGCATCCGGAACTCAACTACCAGTTGCGCAACCCGGTGAACAACGCGGCGATCCAGGTCCGCGACGCGCAGCAGGCGGGCAAGGAACGTGCGGCGCTGGCCGGCCTCGGCCGCGACTGGGGGCTGTTCTTCTTCTTCCGCTCCGACTGTCCGTACTGCCACCGCCTGGCGCCGACCCTGAAGTGGCTGTCCGAACAGCTGGGGCTGACGGTCTTCCCGGTCTCGCTCGACGGCGGCGGGCTGGCGGAGTTTCCGCGGCCGGCGCGCGACAACGGCATGGCCGCGAGGCTGGGGCTGCGCAGCGTGCCACTGCTGGTGCTCGGCAACATCCACGATCGCCGGCTGCTGCCGATCGGCTCCGGCGTGCTCTCGGCGCAGGAGATCGTCGAGCGCATCTACCTCGTGACGCAGACGCGTCCGGGTGAACCGTACTGA